GGCTCCCTCGTCATGGGCGTCCGCTCGGGGAGGCTCACCCTGAGCACCCTCACCGGCACCCATGTGGATCCGCCGGAGGTCGTCTACGCCCGGCTGCCCACCCCCCGGCTCAGCGCGGACCGCGAGATCACCCTGTTGCGGCACCTGCGGGCCATGGGCGCGCTGCTGCTCAACCCGATCGACGCCGTGCTGTCCTGCGTGAACAAGTTCTGGCACCTCCAGCAACTCGCCGCCGCCGGACTGCCCGTGCCGGACAGCGTCACCTACGCGGACGCGCCGCTCGCCGCCGCCGTGGCGGCCAGCCCCTTCGAGCCGTGCGTGGTCAAGTCGGTGCGCGGCCACCGCGGCGACGGGGTCTTCCTCGCTCCGACCGGTGATGCCCTGGAGGACCTCTCCGGCTGCCTCCGGCAGGAGGTGCCTTACCTCTTCCAGGAGTACCGCGCCTCCTCCCACGGCCGGGACCTGCGGGTCGTCGTGGTGGACGGTCGCGCCGTCTGGTCCCAGGTGCGCACCGCCCCGGGGCGGCGGCTGAAGGCCAACCTCGCCCGGGGCGGGACGGCCACGGCCTGCCCCGGGCGGTACCCGCAGGCGGAGGACCTGGCGTGCCGTGCCGCCGGGACCTTGGGGCTCACCGTGGCCGGCGTGGACCTGCTCTTCATGCCGGACGGAGCGTTCGACATCTGCGAGGTCAACGCCAACGTCGCCTGGAAGGCGGCCGCGACCACCGTCGCCCCGGCCATCGTCCGGGCCGTGTGCGACCGGCTGCGGCGGTCCGCGCCGGGCCGCCCCGACGGCCGTCCGGGCCGTGCCGCGGGAGCGGGAGCGGGGGCGGACTCCGGTGCTCCGGCGCGGCGATGACCCCGGGGGCTGCGCCGGGGACCTCCCGCGCCACTGACCGCGCCCCCTCTGCGCCTCGGGCGCGGGGCGGTTTTCCGTCGACTTCTGGCTGTTTCCATTCGAAAACACCACCCGTTCAGAAACTCTTCACAGTCCGACCCCACCTGCGCCATTACTCTTCATTGACCTTGCCTTTAACTTTCCTTGGGTAAGCGCGGCAGCGCTTCCCCGTGAAGGGAGGTGGTGGTCCGCAGCCGTACTCGTCGAGACCCGGCGTGACGGCCCGCGCCCCGGTCGCCCGCTTCCCACCCCGGTCCCGGATGGCGTCCACCCCGACGCCCCCGCCCGACATCCCCCCCGTCAGCCCGACGCGCCGTCAGCGCGCGCCAGGAGGAATCACCCATGCAACCCCTCATCGACAACGCCCGCACGTTCGGACAGCGCCCTGAGGAGTTCGCCGGACTCGCCGAAGGCCAGTCGCCCGGCGTCCTGTTCATCACCTGCTCGGACTCCCGGGTCGTCCCCGCCCTGATCACCGGAGCGCGTCCGGGTGAGCTCTTCGAACTGCGCACGGCGGGCAACATCGTGCCCCCGTACGGCACGGGACGGCCCTCCGGTGAAGCGGCCACCATCGAGTACGCCGTCGAGGTGCTCGGCGTACGGGACGTAGTGGTCTGCGGCCACTCGCACTGTGGCGCGGTCGGCGCCCTGGTGCGCGGCGACGACCTGAGCACCGTCCCGGCCGTCCGCGACTGGCTCGCGCACGCGGCGCCGGCACCCGCCGGGCACCGCGCGGACGACGACCCGACGGTCGCGGGACCCGTGCAGAACCACGTGCTGGCGCAGCTGCTGCGGCTCCGCTCGTACCCGTGCGTGGCCCGACGTCTGCGCGAGGGGCGGATCACGCTGCGCGGCTGGTACTACGAGGTCCACACCGGCGCCGTGCGCGAGCACCGGGCGGCCACCGACACCTTCGAGTCCCTGTGAGGGGGGTGGGCACCGTGCGCGACCGCTTCCCCCACCTGCGGCAGGACGTCGCCGCCTCCCTGGTGGTGTTCCTCGTCGCCCTCCCCCTGTGCCTCGGCGTCGCCGTCGCCTCCGGCGTGCCCGCCGAACTGGGCCTGATCACCGGCATCGTCGGCGGCCTCGTCACCGGGCTGATGCGCGGCAGCAGCCTCCAGGTGTCCGGGCCGGCCGCCGGACTGACCGTGCTCGTCTTCGATGCCGTCCGCACGTACGGTCTGCCCGTCCTCGGTGTCATCGTCCTGCTGGCGGGACTGCTCCAGATCGCCATGGGCGCGCTGAAGTGGGGTCGTTGGTTCCGTGCCATCTCCCTCTCCGTGGTGGAGGGCATGCTGGCCGGCATCGGACTCGTCATCATCGCCGGCCAGCTCTACGCCGCCGCCGGCGTCGACGCCCCGGCTTCCGGTCTGGAGAAGGTGGCCCGGCTGCCGGGCGCGGCCGTCGAGGTCGTGCGCAGCCCGGCGGCCCTGGTGTCCTTCGCGATAGCCGCGGGAACGGTCGCCCTGATCGTCCTGTGGCGACGTCTGCCGGGCCGGGTCCGCGCGGTGCCGGGCGCGCTCGCGGCGGTGGTCCTCGCCGCGTTCCTCACCTGGTCGCTGGACCTGCCGGTCGCCACGGTGGAGGTGAACGGCCTGCTGGACGCCGTCCAGCCCCCGGGGCTCGACGCGTTCGCCGAACTGGCCGGACCGGGCCTCGTCGGCACGGTCCTCGCCTTCGCCCTCATCGCCTCCGCCGAATCGCTGTTCAGCGCGGCCGCCGTGGACAGGCTGCACGACGGGCCGCGCACCGCGTACGACAAGGAGCTCATGGCGCAGGGGGCGGGCAACACCGTCTGCGGCCTGCTCGGCGCGCTGCCGCTGACCGCGGTGATCGTACGCAGCTCCGCCAACGTGCAGGCGGGCGCGCGGACCAAGGCGTCCCGCGTGCTGCACGGCGTCTGGCTGCTGGTGTTCGCCGCCGCGCTGCCGGCCACCCTGGAGCTCGTGCCGCTCGCGGCCCTCGCCGGCATCCTCGTCCACGCGGGGTGGAAGCTGATTCCCTTCCGGGGCGTGGTCACCCTGTGGCGCTCGCACCGTGGCGAGGCGGTCGTCCTCGTCGTCACGGCCGTGGCCATCGTGACGATCGACATGTTCCAGGGAGTTCTCATCGGCCTGGCGCTCTCCGTCGCCAAGGCCGCCTGGGACGCGTCGCATGTCAGGCTGGACGTCGTGGACGCGGGCACCGGGCCCGTACGGGCCCGGCTCTCGGGGAACGCGACCTTCCTCCGGCTGCCCCGCATCCTCGACACGCTGGAGGCCCTGCCCCGCGACCGCAGCGTCGAGCTCGACCTCTCCGGTCTCCACCACCTGGACCACGCGTGCCGGGCCGCGCTGCGGTCCTGGGCGGAACAGCGGGGTGCGCCCGGCGGCGAGCCGGTCAGCATGACGGCGCTGCCGGCCCTGCCCCGCCAGCGGGACGGGCGGGAGGCGGTCGGCGCCGGCCGCTGACCGGTGCCGTGGCCTCGACCGAGAGGCGTGACCACGGCACACGGAGGCGGCGACCACGGCCGAGGGCGGTGCGGGCCGGCGCGCCGGGAAGCGCGCCGGCCCGCACCGCCCCGGTGTCCTCCCCCGTCGCGCGCGGCTCGTGGCGCGGCGGGGGAGGGGGGCCGGTCAGACGCCGGCGATGCTCTGGATCCAGGAGCGGTACGCGGTCACGTTCGTGTACGCGGTGGTGGTCTGCCGGTCGCTGGTGGAGGCGACGCCGACCTGCACGCCGTTCGCCATCATCGGGCCGCCGGAGTCGCCGCCGGCCGTGATGCCGTCGCCGCGGCGGGCGCAGATGGCCGAGCCGTTGTAGGCGTCGCGGCACCCGCCGCTCACGATGACGTTGGCGACCTTGAGGTACTGCGACTGGCAGTTGGCCTCGGAGCCGCACTGGGACGTCGCGCCCCAGCCGTACACCTGCACGGTCTGGTTGACGGACACGGAGCCGGGCTGGCCGAGCCGGGCGTAGGTGCCCGAGACGGAGCGGTCGAGCTTCACCAGGGACAGGTCCGACGAGGCGTGGTTGTAGACACTCACGCCGTTGGCGACCGTGCCGCCGCTGGTCTGGTCGAGGCTGCCGATGCGGAAGGACAGCCCGCCGCCGCCCACGCAGTGCTTGGCGGTGAGGATCCAGGTCGGGGCGATGATCGAGGCGCTGCAGGTCTGCCGGCCGTTGGAGAACAGGCGGGCCGCCCACGGGGCGTTGTTCGCGTAACCGCCGCCGATGATCGGCTGGACGGAGGTCCCGGACACCGCGGCGGGCGCGCTCTCGACCGTCGGCACCTGGGCGGTGGCGGTGGGGGCGGCGAGCCCGAGGACGGCCATCGCGGTGGCGGCGAGCGCCGGAACCAGTCTGCTTGTTCGCACGTGCGTCTCCCTTGTGTGGGGGTGGAGGCGTCCTTCATGAGGACTGCACTGCATACTTATGCAGCAGTGGGCGCACGCGACGGCCGGGTAAACCTGTCGCGTACATGCCATGTGCGGCTGTGGTGAATCTGACAGAAGGGCCGCCGTCCCCGCAAGGGTCCGGACCGGACCAACTGGCGGCGGCGGGTGGGGTGATGGGGGTCGTCGCGTCAAAAGGGCAGGTGGCTGCGGTATTTCCCGGCGCGGGGCGGGGTCGCCGGAGATCTGCGCCGGGGCGGCGGGGTTCGATCTTCCTGTGGAGAGCCGGGGGTGGGTCTTTTCCGGTGACGGTCCGTACGCTCCCGTGTACCCGTCGTGTCAGCGAGTTGGCTATCCGGGTAGATATGCGCTTTCCTGTATAGTGCCGAGAAATGGAACGGTCTCGACCGGAATGCAGTCGAAAGGGCGTTCCGGTAGGGAAGTCCGCCCTGTCGCAGGCGTTCCGGCGGCCGGACGGGCAGCCGCGTGGGCGCTGGGGGCGACGCCCGCGGGCGTCAGCGGGGCCGGCGCTCCCGGTACTCGCCGGGAGTGTGGCCGAAGACGCGGCGGAAGACGTCGATGAACGCGCTGGCGGACGACCAGCCGCACCGGTGCGCCACCGTGGTCACCGGGACGCCCTGCGCCAGCAGCACCAGCGCGCGGTGCAGCCGCAGTTGGGTGCGCCACTGGGGGAAGGTCATGCCCAGGTCCGCACGGAACAGCCGGGACAGGGTGCGGTCGCTCGCGCCGACCGCCCGGCCCAGCGCGACCAGCGTGCGCCGGTCGGCGGGGTCGTCCCGCAGCAGCCCGCAGACCGCCCCGAGGAGGGCCGAGGTGGGGGTCGGCAGGTGCAGGGGCTGCTGCGGCGAGACCCGCAACCGGTCCAGCAGGACGGCGCGCAGCCTGGCCCGTTCGGGGGTGTCGTCGAGCGGGGGCCGGGTGTACGCCAGGAGGAGCTCGCGCAGCAGCGGGTCGACGGTGAGGACGGTCGGTTCGTACAGCGCGAGCGGGTTGTCGGTCACCGGCAGGCCGACGAGGTGCAACTCCACCGACCCGTGCGCCTGATGGCCGTGCACGGTGCCCCCCGGTATCCAGATGGCGCGCGTCGCGGGGGCCACCCACGTGCCCCGGTCCGTCGTCACCGACAGCACCCCGCGCCCCGCGTGGACGATCTGGTGGTCGTCGTGCCGATGGGCGTCGATCACCGCTCCTGTGGCCATGCTCTGCACGCGGGTCGGCGCGACGGGCTGGTGGCGGATCTGCGTCATCGCCTGGCAGGTTATCGGAAGTGCGACAGGGGTCGGGCGGCGGACGATGGGGCCGTGCGGAGGAACAAACCGATCATCATGCTGTCCGTCGGGCACGCCTGCGTGGACGTCTACCAGGGCGCCGTGGCCTCGCTCGTCCCCTACTTCGTCGCCGAGCACGCCTACGGCTACGCCGCCGCGTCCGGCGTCGTGCTCGCCGCGTCCGTGCTGTCGTCGGTGGCCCAACCGCTGTTCGGGCTGCTCACCGACCGGTGGGCGATGCCCTGGCTGCTGCCCGTCGCCACGCTCCTGGCCGGGGCCGGCATCGCCCTGGCCGGCGTGGGCGGCTCGTACGCGCACACCCTGCTGTTCGTCGCGGTGTCCGGGCTGGGCGTGGCGGCGTACCACCCCGAGTCCGCCCGCGTCGCGCGTCTGGCCGCGGGCGGCAGCCACCGGGCGATGGCCTGGTTCTCCCTCGGGGGCAACGTCGGGTTCGCGCTCGCGCCCCTCCTGGTGGCGGCCGTCGTGGCCGCCGGCGGGCTGCGCATGTCGCCGCTGCTCGCGGTGCCGGCCCTGGTGGGCGGCGTCCTGTGCCTGCCCGCCATCCGCGCGGTACGGAAGGCCGACCGCGCCCGGCCCGGCGCGGCGGTCCCGGCCGGGCCCGACCGGCCGGGACCCTTCCTGCGGCTGTCCCTGGCGGTGGTCTGCCGGTCCGTCGTCTTCGTCGGCCTGAGCACCTTCGTCCCGCTCCTCGCGCGGCAGCGCACCGGCGGCGACGCGGCGGTCGGCACGGCGGCGCTGTTCGTCCTGTTCCTGGGCGGCGCGGTGGGCTCGGTCCTCGGCGGCGCACTGGCCGACCGCTGGGACCGTGTGACGGTCTGCCGCTGGTCGTACCTGGCCACCGCCGTCGCCGTCGCCGGGATCGTGACCGTGCCCG
This portion of the Streptomyces changanensis genome encodes:
- a CDS encoding helix-turn-helix transcriptional regulator, which translates into the protein MTQIRHQPVAPTRVQSMATGAVIDAHRHDDHQIVHAGRGVLSVTTDRGTWVAPATRAIWIPGGTVHGHQAHGSVELHLVGLPVTDNPLALYEPTVLTVDPLLRELLLAYTRPPLDDTPERARLRAVLLDRLRVSPQQPLHLPTPTSALLGAVCGLLRDDPADRRTLVALGRAVGASDRTLSRLFRADLGMTFPQWRTQLRLHRALVLLAQGVPVTTVAHRCGWSSASAFIDVFRRVFGHTPGEYRERRPR
- a CDS encoding RimK family alpha-L-glutamate ligase; the protein is MSIPTPAQSASPTGGPAGAPSAPPPSGSPSRTSTGSPSGSSTGARAWLLLGDRLDQDDVTRELTAHLDAALGAGFAVVHTGSLVMGVRSGRLTLSTLTGTHVDPPEVVYARLPTPRLSADREITLLRHLRAMGALLLNPIDAVLSCVNKFWHLQQLAAAGLPVPDSVTYADAPLAAAVAASPFEPCVVKSVRGHRGDGVFLAPTGDALEDLSGCLRQEVPYLFQEYRASSHGRDLRVVVVDGRAVWSQVRTAPGRRLKANLARGGTATACPGRYPQAEDLACRAAGTLGLTVAGVDLLFMPDGAFDICEVNANVAWKAAATTVAPAIVRAVCDRLRRSAPGRPDGRPGRAAGAGAGADSGAPARR
- a CDS encoding SulP family inorganic anion transporter, producing the protein MRDRFPHLRQDVAASLVVFLVALPLCLGVAVASGVPAELGLITGIVGGLVTGLMRGSSLQVSGPAAGLTVLVFDAVRTYGLPVLGVIVLLAGLLQIAMGALKWGRWFRAISLSVVEGMLAGIGLVIIAGQLYAAAGVDAPASGLEKVARLPGAAVEVVRSPAALVSFAIAAGTVALIVLWRRLPGRVRAVPGALAAVVLAAFLTWSLDLPVATVEVNGLLDAVQPPGLDAFAELAGPGLVGTVLAFALIASAESLFSAAAVDRLHDGPRTAYDKELMAQGAGNTVCGLLGALPLTAVIVRSSANVQAGARTKASRVLHGVWLLVFAAALPATLELVPLAALAGILVHAGWKLIPFRGVVTLWRSHRGEAVVLVVTAVAIVTIDMFQGVLIGLALSVAKAAWDASHVRLDVVDAGTGPVRARLSGNATFLRLPRILDTLEALPRDRSVELDLSGLHHLDHACRAALRSWAEQRGAPGGEPVSMTALPALPRQRDGREAVGAGR
- a CDS encoding S1 family peptidase, translated to MRTSRLVPALAATAMAVLGLAAPTATAQVPTVESAPAAVSGTSVQPIIGGGYANNAPWAARLFSNGRQTCSASIIAPTWILTAKHCVGGGGLSFRIGSLDQTSGGTVANGVSVYNHASSDLSLVKLDRSVSGTYARLGQPGSVSVNQTVQVYGWGATSQCGSEANCQSQYLKVANVIVSGGCRDAYNGSAICARRGDGITAGGDSGGPMMANGVQVGVASTSDRQTTTAYTNVTAYRSWIQSIAGV
- a CDS encoding carbonic anhydrase yields the protein MQPLIDNARTFGQRPEEFAGLAEGQSPGVLFITCSDSRVVPALITGARPGELFELRTAGNIVPPYGTGRPSGEAATIEYAVEVLGVRDVVVCGHSHCGAVGALVRGDDLSTVPAVRDWLAHAAPAPAGHRADDDPTVAGPVQNHVLAQLLRLRSYPCVARRLREGRITLRGWYYEVHTGAVREHRAATDTFESL
- a CDS encoding MFS transporter, whose amino-acid sequence is MRRNKPIIMLSVGHACVDVYQGAVASLVPYFVAEHAYGYAAASGVVLAASVLSSVAQPLFGLLTDRWAMPWLLPVATLLAGAGIALAGVGGSYAHTLLFVAVSGLGVAAYHPESARVARLAAGGSHRAMAWFSLGGNVGFALAPLLVAAVVAAGGLRMSPLLAVPALVGGVLCLPAIRAVRKADRARPGAAVPAGPDRPGPFLRLSLAVVCRSVVFVGLSTFVPLLARQRTGGDAAVGTAALFVLFLGGAVGSVLGGALADRWDRVTVCRWSYLATAVAVAGIVTVPGPVLLLCVALASVGLYVPFSLQVTLGQDYLPSRVGTAAGITLGLTVSVGGLTAPLVGALADATSLATALSPLVLLPLAAALLFGTLPEPVPPRRGATAPGAGDDIEPHPPTNSQAPANSQAPEAPKAAVAPEAAKTAESLQAPGGRPARE